From one Simplicispira suum genomic stretch:
- a CDS encoding FAD binding domain-containing protein, with amino-acid sequence MYAFTYEAPTSTAAAAAQAAAGARPLAGGQSLLPSLRLRLADPGQLVDLGRIPELAGIRKEGDHIVIGAMARHQQVADSAEVRAAIPALADLANHIGDRQVRARGTLGGSLANNDPAACYPSAALALGATIVTNQREIAADDFFVGMYTTALEEGELITAVRFPIPRKASYQKFRQGASRFALVGVFVAQTASGVRVAVTGAASSVFRQSALEAALNQSFTVASAAAVKVDVSDLGSDIHASPVYRAQLISVLTQRAVKEMASSP; translated from the coding sequence ATGTACGCATTCACCTACGAAGCGCCCACTTCCACCGCCGCCGCTGCAGCGCAGGCCGCCGCTGGCGCACGCCCCCTTGCCGGTGGGCAAAGCCTGCTGCCCTCGCTGCGCCTGCGCCTGGCCGACCCGGGCCAGCTGGTGGACCTGGGCCGCATCCCCGAGCTGGCCGGCATCCGCAAGGAAGGCGACCACATCGTCATCGGCGCCATGGCGCGCCACCAGCAGGTGGCCGACAGCGCCGAGGTGCGCGCCGCCATCCCCGCGCTGGCCGATCTGGCGAACCACATTGGCGACCGCCAGGTGCGGGCGCGCGGCACGTTGGGCGGCTCGCTGGCCAACAACGACCCCGCGGCCTGCTACCCGAGCGCCGCGCTGGCGCTGGGTGCCACCATCGTCACCAACCAAAGGGAAATCGCGGCCGATGATTTCTTTGTCGGCATGTACACGACGGCCTTGGAAGAAGGCGAGCTGATCACGGCGGTGCGCTTCCCCATCCCGCGCAAGGCGTCGTACCAGAAGTTTCGCCAGGGCGCCTCGCGCTTTGCTTTGGTGGGCGTGTTTGTGGCCCAGACCGCCAGCGGTGTGCGCGTGGCTGTCACGGGAGCGGCCAGCAGTGTGTTCCGCCAGAGTGCGCTGGAGGCTGCGCTGAACCAGAGCTTTACCGTGGCCTCTGCGGCGGCGGTGAAGGTGGACGTGTCGGACCTGGGCAGCGACATCCACGCCAGCCCGGTGTACCGCGCGCAGCTCATCAGCGTGCTCACGCAGCGGGCCGTCAAAGAAATGGCGTCATCCCCCTGA
- a CDS encoding AAA family ATPase: MNADPQVLAPASIDALAQALQAEGYFADRRLATAAWLALKLQRPLLLEGEPGVGKTALAQALARALGRPLIRLQCYDGLEQREALYEWNYSAQLLHMRAAEAQGGLDTAHIEREIYQERYLVSRPLLQALRTPAPGALLLVDEIDRADEPFEAFLLEYLGEYQVSIPELGTVHAAAPPVTLLTSNRTRDLHDAVKRRCLYHWLDYPDRERELAIVRAQVPGASSTLSGQVADFVARLRSQPFANAFQRAPGIAEAVEWAKALVALDTLVVDPEVVLDTAGILFKQREDVAALTQDIAAQLLTTPDSDS, encoded by the coding sequence ATGAACGCAGACCCGCAGGTTCTCGCGCCTGCGTCCATCGACGCGCTGGCACAGGCGCTCCAAGCCGAAGGCTATTTCGCCGACCGGCGCCTCGCCACGGCGGCGTGGCTCGCACTCAAACTGCAGCGCCCGCTGCTGCTCGAAGGCGAACCCGGCGTCGGCAAGACGGCGCTGGCCCAGGCGCTGGCGCGCGCGCTCGGTCGGCCGCTGATTCGCCTGCAGTGCTACGACGGCCTGGAACAGCGCGAAGCCCTGTACGAATGGAATTACAGCGCGCAATTGCTTCACATGCGTGCTGCGGAAGCCCAGGGCGGGCTGGACACGGCGCACATCGAGCGCGAGATTTACCAGGAGCGCTACCTCGTCAGCCGCCCGCTCTTGCAGGCCCTGCGCACCCCAGCGCCAGGCGCGCTGCTGCTGGTGGATGAAATCGACCGCGCCGACGAGCCCTTTGAGGCGTTCTTGCTTGAATACCTGGGCGAATACCAGGTCAGCATCCCTGAACTCGGCACGGTGCACGCCGCCGCGCCGCCCGTCACCCTGCTCACCAGCAACCGCACGCGCGACCTGCACGACGCTGTCAAGCGCCGCTGCCTATACCACTGGCTCGACTACCCCGACCGCGAGCGCGAACTCGCCATCGTCCGCGCCCAGGTTCCGGGTGCCAGCAGCACCCTCTCCGGGCAGGTGGCCGATTTTGTGGCGCGTCTGCGCAGCCAACCGTTTGCCAACGCCTTCCAGCGCGCCCCTGGTATTGCTGAAGCGGTGGAATGGGCCAAGGCGCTGGTGGCACTCGACACCTTGGTGGTGGACCCCGAAGTGGTGCTGGACACCGCCGGCATCCTTTTTAAGCAACGCGAAGACGTTGCTGCGCTGACGCAGGATATCGCGGCGCAGCTTCTGACCACGCCAGACTCGGACAGCTGA